A stretch of Pseudoclavibacter chungangensis DNA encodes these proteins:
- the tatC gene encoding twin-arginine translocase subunit TatC — protein sequence MSTPTTTGRVARERPAPAAGRMPVSGHLREAKRRATRIAVALVIGIVLGFVVSGSVLDLLRAPVLELAASRAASLNYDTVTAAFDLRVRIAVVIGIVVAIPVALIEAYRFAAPGLTRRERRASLGVLASAGPLFVLGAATGLALFPRLVTVLTSFAGETDSSLLQADAYVDFVLKTVVVTGIAFVLPVALVVLNAAGVLPARTIARSWRVVVVLIALVAAIVTPAADVLSMFLVALPLAALFGIALGITALADRRRARALERAPLIEPRPEPLSVSAGPTAPLAADGHHITDGSRSCSD from the coding sequence GTGAGTACGCCCACGACGACGGGGCGGGTCGCGCGCGAGCGGCCCGCTCCGGCGGCGGGGCGCATGCCGGTCTCGGGCCACCTCCGCGAGGCGAAGCGGCGCGCGACGCGCATCGCCGTCGCGCTCGTCATCGGGATCGTCCTCGGCTTCGTCGTCTCGGGGTCCGTCCTCGACCTGCTGCGCGCACCCGTCCTGGAGCTCGCGGCGAGCCGCGCGGCGAGTCTCAACTACGACACCGTGACGGCCGCGTTCGACCTTCGCGTGCGGATCGCGGTCGTGATCGGCATCGTGGTCGCGATCCCCGTGGCCCTCATCGAGGCCTACCGCTTCGCGGCGCCCGGCCTCACACGCCGCGAGCGCCGTGCCTCGCTCGGCGTGCTCGCCTCGGCCGGTCCCCTGTTCGTGCTCGGTGCCGCGACGGGGCTCGCCCTCTTCCCCCGCCTCGTCACCGTGCTCACGAGCTTCGCGGGCGAGACCGACAGTTCGCTCCTGCAGGCGGACGCCTACGTCGACTTCGTCCTCAAGACCGTCGTCGTCACGGGCATCGCGTTCGTCCTGCCCGTCGCGCTCGTCGTCCTCAACGCGGCGGGCGTGCTGCCGGCCCGGACGATCGCCCGCAGCTGGCGGGTCGTCGTCGTCCTCATCGCGCTCGTCGCCGCGATCGTGACGCCCGCGGCCGATGTGCTGTCGATGTTCCTCGTCGCGCTGCCGCTCGCGGCGCTCTTCGGCATCGCGCTCGGGATCACGGCGCTCGCCGACCGACGCCGCGCCCGCGCGCTCGAGCGCGCACCGCTCATCGAACCCCGCCCCGAACCCCTGTCCGTGTCCGCCGGCCCGACCGCGCCCCTCGCCGCGGACGGGCACCACATCACCGATGGGAGTCGATCGTGTTCGGACTGA
- a CDS encoding Pls/PosA family non-ribosomal peptide synthetase, which produces MNATSQIDVLSRGDRAAPPRTMLDVLRETAHRHPDASALDDGRGALSYRELLALVTATAARLTEAGVRRGDRVGVRMTSGTRELYVTILAVIAAGAAYVPVDADDPEERATLVFGEAAVRGVVTADGNFTPWDGPDSRGVPVPLFRGNRATAPALTSATPVVSPPRVDDDVWIIFTSGSTGVPKGVAVSHRSAAAFVDAEARMFLADEPLGEGDRVLAGLSVAFDASCEEMWLAWRNGACLVPAPRALVRSGMDLGPWLTSRGITVVSTVPTLAALWPAESLENVRLLIFGGEACPPELAERLAVDGREVWNTYGPTEATVVACAAKMDGSTPVRIGLPLDGWDLAVVDADGNRVAEGEVGELIIGGVGLARYLDPAKDAEKYAPMPSLEWARAYRSGDLVRYEAAGLVFQGRADDQVKVGGRRIELGEIESTLQALPDVRGAAAAVRTTAAGNQVLVGYLAATPEFDLPAAVARLREELPAALVPMLALVDELPTRVSGKVDKNALPWPLPSGDGDDAAADLDPELRELAALWQDVLGVPVGDPSANFFDLGGGSLSAAQLVARIRERDPEFTVADIYAHPRLGAMADALDARDAEEPSTRSAHVIAPTPRRMQFWQTLLGAPLFVLSGVRWLLAALAANQLLHWIGGFSFLPVIDLWLLVVGIVVFATPFGRMGISVLAARTLLAGLRPGDYPRGGSVHLRLWLAEQAAHLVGAVSLAGAPWIIYYARALGAKIAPDVDLHTLPPVTGMLSIGRGASVEPEVDLSGYWIDGDLVRVGAVRIGAHASVGARSTLLPGTRIGKHAEIAPGSAVFGKVRSGTYWAGSPAQREGKAKAWWPERRPPRASRWVVAFGASSFALSLLPVIALAAGGAVVALAMHGSADLVEAAWRSFAALVPATLVVGIVFAGAVVLLVRLLSIGVREGQYPVRSRVGWQVWTTERLLDLARTFLFPLYSSLFTPVWLRMLGARVGVGVEASTVLLLPCMTTIRDGAFLADDTMVASYELGGGWIRVGHVEIGKRAFLGNSGMAAPGHKVRKDSLVAVLSVAPRKSKAGSSWLGSPPVRLRRTANETDDSRTFNPPAHLRVARILWELCRVVPVFVTVGIGLGVVIALVALTAAFGPLVAVLLSGLVLLAAGAVAAAVSTIAKWLLVGRIRAGEHPLWSSFVWRTEVSDTFVEMVAAPWFAQAAAGTPALVVWLRTLGVRIGRGVWCETYWLPEPDLASLADGATVNRGCVVQTHLFHDRIMSMDTVTLDRGATLGPHSVILPAARIGGDATVGPASLVMRGEVVPAGSRWSGNPIGPWRELTLGEYHATAR; this is translated from the coding sequence ATGAACGCCACCTCCCAGATCGACGTGCTCTCCCGCGGTGACCGCGCCGCGCCGCCGCGCACGATGCTCGACGTGCTCCGCGAGACGGCTCACCGCCACCCGGATGCATCGGCCCTCGACGACGGTCGGGGTGCGCTCAGCTACCGCGAACTGCTCGCGCTCGTCACCGCGACCGCGGCCCGGCTCACCGAGGCCGGCGTCCGTCGCGGCGACCGTGTCGGCGTGCGCATGACCTCCGGGACGCGCGAGCTGTACGTCACGATCCTCGCGGTCATCGCGGCGGGCGCGGCGTACGTGCCGGTCGACGCCGACGACCCCGAGGAGCGCGCGACGCTCGTGTTCGGCGAGGCGGCGGTCCGCGGGGTCGTCACCGCCGACGGGAACTTCACGCCGTGGGACGGACCCGATTCCCGCGGTGTTCCCGTGCCGCTCTTCCGCGGCAACCGGGCAACGGCGCCCGCGCTCACCTCGGCGACGCCCGTCGTCTCGCCGCCGCGCGTCGACGACGACGTCTGGATCATCTTCACCTCGGGCTCGACGGGCGTCCCCAAGGGGGTCGCCGTCTCGCACCGTTCCGCCGCCGCGTTCGTCGACGCGGAGGCCCGCATGTTCCTCGCCGACGAGCCGCTCGGTGAGGGTGACCGGGTGCTCGCGGGACTCTCGGTCGCATTCGACGCGTCGTGCGAGGAGATGTGGCTCGCGTGGCGCAACGGTGCGTGCCTCGTTCCGGCGCCGCGTGCGCTCGTGCGCAGCGGCATGGACCTCGGCCCCTGGCTGACGTCGCGCGGCATCACCGTCGTGTCGACCGTGCCCACGCTCGCCGCGCTGTGGCCCGCCGAATCGCTCGAGAACGTCCGACTGCTCATCTTCGGCGGCGAGGCGTGCCCGCCCGAACTCGCGGAACGGCTCGCGGTCGACGGTCGCGAGGTCTGGAACACGTACGGTCCGACCGAGGCGACGGTCGTGGCGTGCGCGGCGAAGATGGACGGCTCGACGCCGGTCCGGATCGGGCTCCCCCTCGACGGGTGGGATCTCGCGGTCGTCGACGCCGACGGGAACCGCGTCGCGGAGGGCGAGGTCGGGGAACTCATCATCGGTGGCGTCGGCCTGGCACGCTACCTCGACCCCGCGAAGGACGCCGAGAAGTACGCGCCGATGCCCTCGCTCGAGTGGGCGCGCGCCTACCGATCGGGTGACCTCGTGCGGTACGAGGCGGCGGGGCTCGTGTTCCAGGGCCGCGCCGACGACCAGGTGAAGGTCGGCGGCCGCCGCATCGAACTGGGCGAGATCGAGTCGACCCTGCAGGCGCTCCCCGACGTGCGCGGCGCCGCCGCCGCGGTGCGGACGACCGCCGCGGGCAATCAGGTGCTCGTCGGTTATCTCGCGGCGACACCCGAGTTCGACCTCCCGGCCGCCGTCGCGCGTCTGCGCGAGGAGCTGCCCGCCGCGCTCGTGCCGATGCTCGCGCTCGTGGACGAGCTCCCGACGCGCGTGTCGGGCAAGGTCGACAAGAACGCGCTGCCGTGGCCGCTGCCCTCGGGGGACGGTGACGACGCCGCGGCGGATCTCGATCCCGAACTGCGCGAGCTCGCTGCCCTGTGGCAGGACGTGCTCGGCGTGCCCGTCGGCGACCCCTCGGCGAACTTCTTCGATCTCGGTGGAGGATCGCTCTCCGCCGCCCAGCTCGTCGCGCGCATCCGCGAACGCGACCCCGAGTTCACGGTCGCCGACATCTACGCGCACCCGCGACTCGGTGCCATGGCGGACGCCCTCGACGCGCGGGACGCCGAGGAACCGAGCACGCGCAGCGCCCACGTCATCGCCCCCACGCCGCGCCGGATGCAGTTCTGGCAGACGCTCCTCGGCGCACCGCTGTTCGTCCTGAGCGGGGTGCGCTGGCTCCTCGCCGCGCTCGCCGCGAACCAGCTGCTCCACTGGATCGGCGGCTTCTCGTTCCTGCCCGTCATCGACCTGTGGCTGCTCGTCGTGGGCATCGTCGTGTTCGCGACCCCCTTCGGACGCATGGGCATCTCGGTCCTCGCGGCACGCACGCTCCTCGCCGGGTTGCGTCCTGGTGACTACCCGCGTGGTGGCAGCGTGCACCTCCGGCTGTGGCTCGCCGAGCAGGCGGCGCACCTCGTCGGCGCGGTGAGCCTCGCCGGCGCGCCCTGGATCATCTACTACGCCCGCGCGCTCGGCGCCAAGATCGCGCCCGACGTCGATCTGCACACGCTCCCGCCCGTGACCGGCATGCTCAGCATCGGCCGTGGCGCGTCCGTCGAGCCCGAGGTCGATCTGTCCGGCTACTGGATCGACGGTGACCTCGTGCGCGTCGGCGCGGTGCGCATCGGGGCCCACGCCTCGGTCGGCGCGCGCAGCACGCTCCTGCCGGGCACCCGGATCGGCAAGCACGCCGAGATCGCGCCCGGATCCGCCGTGTTCGGCAAGGTCCGCTCCGGCACGTACTGGGCGGGGTCACCCGCGCAACGCGAGGGGAAGGCGAAGGCGTGGTGGCCCGAACGGCGCCCGCCGCGTGCGAGCCGATGGGTCGTCGCGTTCGGCGCGTCGTCGTTCGCGCTCTCGCTGCTTCCCGTCATCGCGCTCGCGGCGGGCGGCGCCGTCGTCGCGCTCGCCATGCACGGCTCGGCCGATCTCGTCGAGGCCGCGTGGCGTTCGTTCGCGGCGCTCGTGCCCGCGACGCTCGTCGTCGGGATCGTGTTCGCGGGCGCCGTCGTCCTCCTCGTCCGGCTGCTCTCGATCGGCGTCCGCGAGGGCCAGTACCCCGTGCGTTCGCGCGTCGGCTGGCAGGTGTGGACGACGGAACGATTGCTCGACCTCGCGCGCACGTTCCTCTTCCCGCTGTACTCGAGCCTCTTCACCCCCGTGTGGCTCCGCATGCTGGGCGCCCGTGTCGGCGTCGGCGTCGAGGCGTCCACCGTCCTGCTCCTGCCGTGCATGACCACGATCCGCGACGGCGCGTTCCTCGCGGACGACACGATGGTCGCCTCCTACGAACTCGGTGGCGGCTGGATCCGCGTCGGTCACGTCGAGATCGGCAAGCGGGCGTTCCTCGGCAACTCCGGTATGGCCGCACCGGGGCACAAAGTGCGCAAGGACTCGCTCGTCGCCGTCCTGTCCGTCGCGCCGCGCAAGTCGAAGGCGGGCTCGAGCTGGCTCGGCTCGCCGCCCGTCCGCCTCCGCCGCACGGCGAACGAGACCGACGACTCGCGCACGTTCAACCCACCCGCCCACCTGCGCGTCGCACGCATCCTCTGGGAGCTGTGCCGCGTCGTGCCCGTGTTCGTCACCGTCGGGATCGGCCTCGGCGTCGTGATCGCGCTCGTTGCGTTGACGGCCGCATTCGGTCCGCTCGTCGCCGTCCTCCTGAGTGGGCTCGTCCTGCTCGCGGCCGGGGCCGTCGCGGCGGCCGTGAGCACGATCGCGAAGTGGCTGCTCGTCGGCCGCATCCGCGCGGGGGAGCACCCCCTGTGGTCGTCGTTCGTGTGGCGCACCGAGGTGAGCGACACGTTCGTCGAGATGGTCGCCGCGCCCTGGTTCGCGCAGGCCGCGGCCGGCACGCCCGCGCTCGTCGTGTGGCTGCGGACGCTCGGCGTGCGCATCGGTCGCGGTGTGTGGTGCGAGACGTACTGGCTGCCGGAGCCAGATCTCGCCTCGCTCGCCGACGGCGCGACCGTGAACCGCGGGTGTGTCGTGCAGACGCACCTGTTCCATGATCGAATCATGAGCATGGACACCGTGACGCTCGACCGCGGTGCGACCCTCGGGCCGCACAGTGTCATCCTGCCCGCGGCGCGCATCGGGGGCGACGCGACCGTCGGGCCGGCATCCCTCGTGATGCGCGGCGAGGTCGTGCCGGCCGGGAGCCGGTGGAGCGGGAACCCGATCGGCCCGTGGCGCGAGCTCACGCTCGGCGAATACCACGCGACGGCCCGATGA
- the helR gene encoding RNA polymerase recycling motor ATPase HelR: protein MSDPDQPTPDHRAPSPYLGLPERRGAKADPALVTDDLERFAAIDRAIDADRARLRARLDRARRDPARDGQEALDRDLEVRRTSAQLAVLGRFGVDACLGRMVPADGGTPVYIGRAGLRDADGHTLLVDWRTPAAAPFFAATPGAPMGLASRRRYRWANGRVVDYWDERLDPDAAVGALAPDEQSAFIASLGEARTPRMRDVLATISTEQDAVMRAPSPGALVVDGGPGTGKTVVALHRAAYLRYADPLLGSGRGGVLVVGPSEPYLAYVADVLPGLGEEGVRTCTLTDLVPEGRDAGAEEDARVADLKASATLADAIEPAVRWYERAPERPVVVDTPWLRLVVEEADWLEAFDAVEPGTAHNDARLTVWEALVDHLVERADVGEVSPSQLRRALRANDELVRAFDRAWPVLDAAGVVADLYTTPAYLRMCAPGLRDDEVLALRRPDGRAWTRADLPLLDAAHRRIGARDASLVRRRRAIALEAHAEEMDRVVDAAIESDDDGEGLVTMLRGDDARFALVDESTLPELPSDPLAGPFAHIVVDEAQELSDAEWRMLLERCPSGSFTIVGDRAQARSGFPESWEERLRRVGVRDVRVAALRLNYRTPAEILAEAAPVIRAAVPDANVPESVRSTGTPVRTGRTRDRDRVLDAWRRSSPDGVACVIGDAGFEGDDRVRSLSPVDAKGLEFDLVVLVDPDAFGAGVAGAVDRYVAMTRATRELVILR, encoded by the coding sequence GTGTCCGACCCCGATCAGCCCACACCCGACCACCGCGCCCCGTCCCCCTACCTCGGGCTCCCCGAACGACGCGGGGCCAAGGCCGATCCCGCGCTCGTGACCGATGACCTCGAGCGGTTCGCCGCGATCGACCGCGCCATCGACGCGGATCGGGCACGGCTGCGCGCGCGCCTCGACCGCGCGAGGCGGGACCCCGCGCGGGACGGGCAGGAGGCGCTCGACCGCGACCTCGAGGTCCGTCGGACGAGCGCGCAACTCGCTGTCCTCGGCCGCTTCGGGGTCGACGCGTGCCTCGGGCGCATGGTGCCCGCGGACGGCGGGACGCCCGTCTACATCGGTCGCGCGGGGCTCCGGGACGCGGACGGGCACACCCTCCTCGTCGACTGGCGCACGCCCGCGGCCGCACCGTTCTTCGCGGCGACCCCGGGTGCCCCGATGGGTCTCGCGAGTCGGCGTCGCTACCGATGGGCGAACGGCCGCGTCGTCGACTACTGGGACGAGCGCCTCGATCCCGATGCCGCCGTGGGCGCGCTCGCCCCCGACGAGCAGTCGGCGTTCATCGCGAGCCTCGGCGAGGCACGGACGCCGCGCATGCGCGACGTGCTCGCGACGATCAGCACCGAGCAGGACGCCGTCATGCGTGCACCGTCCCCGGGCGCGCTCGTCGTCGACGGCGGCCCGGGCACGGGCAAGACCGTCGTCGCCCTGCACCGAGCCGCCTACCTGCGCTACGCCGACCCCCTCCTCGGCAGCGGCCGCGGCGGCGTCCTCGTCGTCGGGCCGAGCGAGCCGTACCTCGCCTACGTCGCGGACGTCCTCCCGGGGCTCGGCGAGGAGGGCGTGCGCACGTGCACGCTCACCGATCTCGTGCCCGAGGGCCGCGACGCCGGTGCGGAGGAGGATGCACGGGTGGCGGACCTCAAGGCGAGCGCGACCCTCGCGGACGCGATCGAGCCCGCCGTCCGCTGGTACGAGCGCGCTCCCGAGCGTCCCGTCGTCGTCGACACGCCCTGGCTGCGCCTCGTCGTCGAGGAGGCCGATTGGCTCGAGGCATTCGATGCGGTCGAACCCGGAACGGCGCACAACGACGCCCGGCTGACGGTCTGGGAGGCGCTCGTCGACCACCTCGTGGAGCGCGCGGACGTCGGCGAGGTGTCGCCCTCGCAGCTGCGTCGCGCGCTGCGCGCGAACGACGAGCTGGTTCGTGCGTTCGATCGTGCCTGGCCGGTGCTCGACGCGGCGGGCGTCGTCGCCGATCTCTACACGACCCCCGCCTACCTGCGGATGTGCGCCCCCGGATTGCGCGACGACGAGGTGCTCGCGCTCCGGCGCCCCGACGGCCGCGCCTGGACACGTGCCGACCTCCCCCTGCTCGACGCCGCGCACCGCCGGATCGGGGCGCGCGACGCGTCGCTCGTGCGCCGTCGCCGCGCGATCGCACTCGAGGCGCACGCCGAAGAGATGGACCGGGTCGTGGACGCCGCGATCGAGTCCGACGACGACGGCGAGGGGCTCGTGACGATGCTGCGCGGGGACGACGCGCGGTTCGCCCTCGTCGACGAGTCGACCCTGCCGGAGCTCCCGAGCGATCCGCTCGCGGGCCCGTTCGCGCACATCGTCGTCGACGAGGCGCAGGAGCTGAGCGATGCGGAGTGGCGCATGCTGCTGGAGCGGTGCCCGTCGGGCAGCTTCACGATCGTGGGCGATCGGGCCCAGGCCCGTTCCGGATTCCCCGAGTCGTGGGAGGAGCGGCTGCGTCGAGTGGGTGTCCGCGATGTCCGGGTCGCCGCGCTCCGACTCAACTATCGGACGCCCGCCGAGATCCTCGCGGAGGCGGCACCGGTGATCCGCGCCGCCGTGCCGGATGCGAACGTGCCCGAGTCGGTCCGTTCGACCGGCACGCCCGTCCGGACCGGCCGCACGCGGGACCGTGATCGCGTCCTCGACGCGTGGCGCCGGTCGTCCCCCGACGGGGTCGCGTGCGTCATCGGGGATGCGGGGTTCGAGGGGGACGACCGGGTGCGCTCGTTGTCCCCCGTCGACGCCAAGGGCCTCGAGTTCGACCTCGTCGTGCTCGTGGACCCGGATGCGTTCGGCGCGGGCGTCGCCGGGGCCGTCGACCGCTACGTCGCGATGACGCGAGCGACCCGCGAGCTCGTGATCCTCCGCTGA
- a CDS encoding intradiol ring-cleavage dioxygenase, with protein MIRIPEPEHTPKGPAYEGRLLDHPDEEVVDQGASFDLRTLVSRRAVLGLVGAGIGTVTLAACTPAGSQATTGTSTATAAATTPGATTTATLPGAEIPDETAGPYPGDGSNGPDVLEESGIIRSDIRQSLDGGTTAEGVPLTFSFTITDMANGDVPFEGVAVYAWHCDAQGRYSMYSEGIENETYLRGVQVADATGTVSFTSIFPACYSGRWPHIHFEVYPDAASITDTANVIATSQMALPQAACDAVYADAAYSGSVQNLAGVTLETDNVFGEDGGALQLATVSGDTSSGYLASLTVRVDTTTEPTGGGVPEGGGQGGPGAPDGGQGGPGAPGN; from the coding sequence ATGATCCGCATCCCGGAGCCCGAACACACGCCGAAGGGCCCCGCCTACGAGGGGCGCCTCCTCGATCATCCGGACGAGGAGGTCGTCGACCAGGGGGCGTCGTTCGATCTGCGCACGCTCGTGAGCAGGCGTGCCGTGCTCGGCCTCGTCGGTGCCGGGATCGGCACCGTGACGCTCGCGGCCTGCACCCCGGCGGGCTCGCAGGCGACGACCGGCACATCGACCGCCACGGCCGCGGCGACGACTCCCGGCGCGACGACGACCGCGACGCTGCCCGGTGCCGAGATCCCCGACGAGACCGCGGGCCCGTACCCGGGCGACGGCTCGAACGGGCCGGACGTACTCGAGGAGTCGGGCATCATCCGTTCCGACATCCGTCAGAGTCTCGACGGCGGCACCACGGCCGAGGGCGTGCCGCTCACGTTCTCGTTCACGATCACCGACATGGCGAACGGCGACGTGCCGTTCGAGGGCGTGGCCGTGTACGCGTGGCACTGCGACGCGCAGGGCCGGTACTCGATGTACTCGGAGGGCATCGAGAACGAGACCTACCTGCGCGGCGTCCAGGTCGCGGACGCGACGGGGACGGTCTCGTTCACGTCGATCTTCCCGGCCTGCTACTCGGGCCGCTGGCCCCACATCCACTTCGAGGTGTACCCCGACGCGGCCTCGATCACCGACACCGCGAACGTCATCGCGACGTCGCAGATGGCGCTCCCCCAGGCGGCGTGCGACGCCGTCTACGCGGACGCGGCCTACAGCGGCTCCGTCCAGAACCTCGCGGGCGTCACGCTCGAGACCGACAACGTGTTCGGCGAGGACGGTGGTGCGCTCCAGCTCGCGACCGTGAGCGGGGACACGTCCTCGGGCTACCTCGCATCGCTCACCGTGCGGGTCGACACGACGACCGAGCCGACCGGCGGCGGCGTCCCGGAGGGCGGCGGTCAGGGCGGCCCCGGCGCGCCCGACGGTGGCCAGGGCGGCCCGGGCGCGCCCGGCAACTGA
- a CDS encoding growth/differentiation factor, whose translation MIITHALGIALASSSGSSDDGSWVPLLFLLSGPVFFFIMYTYYRNTDKRHRHETETSAEVVGMQAFDERVDHVTGSSYASKQDANHREVRGAGF comes from the coding sequence ATGATCATCACCCACGCGCTCGGCATCGCACTCGCGTCCTCCAGCGGATCCTCGGACGACGGGAGCTGGGTCCCGCTCCTGTTCCTCCTCTCGGGGCCCGTGTTCTTCTTCATCATGTACACGTACTACCGCAACACCGACAAGCGCCACCGGCACGAGACGGAGACGAGCGCGGAGGTCGTCGGCATGCAGGCGTTCGACGAGCGGGTGGACCACGTCACCGGCTCGAGTTACGCGTCGAAGCAGGACGCGAACCACCGGGAGGTGCGTGGCGCGGGGTTCTGA
- a CDS encoding Sec-independent protein translocase subunit TatA/TatB: MLQNLTGWHALIIVALVLLLFGATKLPALARSVGQSVRILRTEAAQAREEDGAETVPSDAAEARADDVAAHRSQAARRDGEPSRPTTTTTSETAHTPRAVS; the protein is encoded by the coding sequence ATGCTGCAGAACCTCACGGGCTGGCACGCCCTCATCATCGTCGCGCTCGTCCTGCTCCTCTTCGGCGCCACGAAACTCCCCGCCCTCGCCCGGAGCGTGGGCCAATCGGTCCGGATCCTCCGGACCGAGGCCGCGCAGGCGCGCGAGGAGGACGGTGCCGAGACGGTACCGTCCGATGCCGCGGAGGCCCGAGCCGACGACGTCGCGGCCCATCGGTCGCAGGCGGCCCGGCGCGACGGCGAGCCGTCCCGGCCCACGACCACGACCACGTCCGAGACCGCGCACACCCCGCGCGCGGTGTCGTGA
- a CDS encoding MATE family efflux transporter has translation MSSPTFVRKGLLRLSWPLLAITVFTLLATLGNVALLSAASPELNAAVATANQILGVVYDVSVLFSIGALVVIAQQLGAGRLDAARRSVAIALRSSSALGIVLALAVALGAVVLVDLVGTPAEVADDAIVYLWIVAGGLAFNAYIVAASAVLRAYGRTPALLVIGIVVNVLDVALLAVLLLVLEWGAVGAALPTLVVRGVGVLVLAVLVRRATGASVLGRLPARADGEPGAAAMARLSIPSVLENGAYNLVIVAVVTLVNALGTDAINARSYVLTLTALVTGVVLALAQGNETIVGWDVGARDRATAKRRTLRTAGWTALVAALLTLVLALLAEPALAVFGAGDEVVTLARDGLFVSAILLPLSAVTAVVYGALRSAGDVVVPMVISIATSVLVLLPASWLLVGQWGLGVAGVFWALAVAEAVKAALLLVRLLRSRWSEGRPAEGAARAPGGRQRRITSSRVARVIAT, from the coding sequence ATGTCGTCGCCCACCTTCGTGCGCAAGGGGCTCCTCCGGCTCAGTTGGCCGCTGCTCGCGATCACCGTGTTCACGCTGCTCGCGACGCTCGGGAACGTCGCGCTGTTGAGCGCCGCATCGCCCGAGCTCAATGCGGCCGTCGCGACCGCGAACCAGATCCTCGGCGTCGTCTACGACGTGTCCGTGCTGTTCTCGATCGGTGCGCTCGTCGTCATCGCGCAGCAACTCGGTGCCGGGCGCCTCGACGCCGCGCGCCGCTCGGTGGCGATCGCGCTCCGCTCGAGCAGCGCCCTCGGGATCGTCCTCGCGCTCGCCGTCGCCCTCGGCGCGGTCGTCCTCGTCGACCTCGTGGGCACTCCCGCCGAGGTGGCCGACGACGCGATCGTCTACCTCTGGATCGTCGCGGGCGGGCTCGCGTTCAACGCGTACATCGTGGCCGCGTCCGCCGTCCTGCGCGCCTACGGCCGCACGCCGGCGCTCCTCGTCATCGGCATCGTCGTGAACGTGCTCGACGTCGCCCTGCTCGCGGTCCTCCTGCTCGTGCTCGAGTGGGGCGCCGTGGGGGCGGCGCTCCCGACGCTCGTCGTCCGCGGCGTCGGGGTGCTCGTCCTCGCGGTCCTCGTCCGCCGGGCCACGGGGGCGAGCGTCCTCGGACGTCTCCCTGCTCGGGCCGACGGCGAGCCCGGTGCGGCGGCGATGGCGCGACTGTCGATCCCGTCGGTGCTCGAGAACGGCGCCTACAACCTCGTGATCGTCGCGGTCGTCACGCTCGTGAACGCGCTCGGGACCGATGCGATCAACGCGCGCTCCTACGTGCTTACGCTCACGGCACTCGTCACGGGCGTCGTCCTCGCGCTCGCGCAGGGCAACGAGACGATCGTGGGCTGGGACGTCGGTGCGCGCGATCGCGCGACGGCGAAGCGGCGCACCCTGCGGACGGCGGGGTGGACCGCCCTCGTCGCGGCACTCCTCACCCTCGTCCTGGCCCTCCTCGCCGAGCCCGCGCTCGCCGTGTTCGGCGCCGGCGACGAGGTCGTCACGCTCGCGCGGGACGGACTGTTCGTGAGCGCGATCCTGCTGCCGCTGTCCGCCGTGACGGCCGTCGTGTACGGCGCGCTGCGCTCGGCCGGCGACGTCGTCGTGCCCATGGTGATCTCGATCGCGACGAGCGTGCTCGTCCTCCTGCCCGCCTCGTGGCTGCTCGTGGGCCAGTGGGGACTCGGCGTCGCCGGGGTCTTCTGGGCGCTCGCCGTCGCCGAGGCCGTCAAGGCCGCGCTGCTCCTCGTCCGGCTCCTCCGCTCACGATGGTCGGAAGGCCGTCCGGCCGAGGGCGCGGCGCGGGCACCGGGCGGCCGTCAGCGGAGGATCACGAGCTCGCGGGTCGCTCGCGTCATCGCGACGTAG